In a genomic window of Ignavibacteria bacterium:
- a CDS encoding GAF domain-containing protein: protein MFELPDDTDETTNERYANIVQSLEHITEGEPNLVANLANTASMLFHSLRDVNWAGFYLFDGTELVLGPFHGKPACVRIAMGRGVCGWAASERRTVIVPDVAEFPGHIACDAESSSEIVVPLIKNGELIGVLDLDSPLLDRFSDDDARGLEQVAALLMSRLTD from the coding sequence ATGTTTGAACTGCCCGACGATACTGACGAAACAACCAATGAGCGATATGCGAATATCGTTCAATCACTCGAGCATATCACGGAAGGAGAGCCAAACCTCGTGGCAAACCTTGCCAACACTGCCTCCATGCTCTTTCATTCTTTGCGTGATGTCAACTGGGCCGGATTTTACCTCTTCGATGGTACAGAGCTTGTCCTTGGTCCATTCCACGGCAAGCCGGCATGTGTTCGCATCGCAATGGGCAGAGGAGTGTGCGGATGGGCAGCCTCTGAGAGGCGGACGGTGATCGTTCCGGATGTAGCGGAGTTTCCCGGACATATCGCCTGCGATGCGGAAAGCAGCTCAGAGATCGTAGTGCCGCTCATCAAGAACGGTGAGCTTATTGGCGTGTTGGATCTGGATAGCCCCCTCCTTGATCGGTTCTCTGACGATGATGCGCGCGGATTGGAACAGGTCGCAGCGCTGTTGATGTCACGCTTGACCGATTAG